A region of Diospyros lotus cultivar Yz01 chromosome 3, ASM1463336v1, whole genome shotgun sequence DNA encodes the following proteins:
- the LOC127796174 gene encoding uncharacterized protein LOC127796174: MEDSSEEDSSLEGNDSKVRWLLGKGLELGRKIVITGIVISSVPLVVPPLVVVSAIGLAVSVPFGVVFASYVGTEKIMSKLLPRPTSPLMLENGTVFGEEEMCFGGDDAMEEEKEKQIEDLKESVEMRIELAQENDKKPAGEVDQSLKEESYKEHGREHFHTINNYECKSTVKNGEKPSFDTDQKEGEERYEEDVGEYLEGEDEGPLEENDVKIEGLRENGEETGVGRWKGKQLLDEVPLVLDAGARDKRNCLDVTVAEELDLDTTGAVERLSDENGSTYDEEQDIAQDTTGFLGKLKDEGDVTNTVEDDNQQGEDVNKITEEKNAKNFTNVEGMEQSSENGVESKNLPREMKGAEGKRRNEDPENEIQEKGNEELPYAVPLEVKQIVEMGDFIQGSRDGKKITNAVLEEASLGEPDGSKDGERPIEVAEILEEQRYVYENQTVSMVHEDIQLVRETEHAAHSNTDAREIADESGFEFDVRFDPGCKYSHAVDDNPEVHTQEGNEDLVVFSVSVEMPNIKNAGNHSEDTAMPDSKVLLGEEKVWEHIDALRTIVGYKAAPQATCLDELKALYIFTGVEPPASFRNPSGLAEVNDKLQFLMSIVGVK, encoded by the exons ATGGAAGACTCAAGCGAGGAAGACTCGTCATTAGAAGGAAATGATAGTAAAGTGAGATGGTTGCTGGGCAAGGGACTGGAGCTGGGAAGGAAGATTGTGATAACAGGTATTGTGATTTCATCTGTCCCGTTGGTTGTTCCTCCACTGGTTGTTGTTTCTGCGATTGGGCTTGCAGTTTCCGTTCCTTTTGGGGTAGTCTTTGCTAGCTATGTTGGCACTGAGAAGATCATGAGCAAGTTGCTTCCTAGGCCAACATCTCCTCTCATGCTGGAGAATGGAACAGtgtttggagaagaagaaatgtgtTTTGGAGGAGATGATGCAAtggaagaggagaaagaaaagcaaATAGAGGATTTGAAGGAATCAGTTGAAATGAGGATTGAACTGGCGCAGGAGAACGATAAGAAACCAGCAGGAGAAGTAGACCAAAGTCTGAAAGAAGAGAGTTATAAGGAACATGGTAGAGAGCATTTCCACACCATCAACAATTATGAATGCAAAAGCACTGTCAAGAATGGTGAAAAACCAAGTTTTGACACGGATCAAAAAGAGGGGGAGGAGAGATACGAGGAAGATGTTGGTGAGTACTTAGAGGGAGAGGATGAGGGGCCATTGGAAGAGAATGATGTGAAAATTGAAGGATTGAGAGAAAATGGAGAGGAAACAGGGGTAGGAAGATGGAAGGGAAAGCAGTTATTGGATGAGGTGCCCCTAGTTCTAGATGCAGGAGCGAGAGATAAGAGGAACTGTCTTGATGTTACCGTGGCAGAAGAATTAGATCTGGATACAACAGGAGCTGTAGAAAGATTAAGTGATGAAAATGGGAGTACTTATGATGAAGAGCAAGATATAGCCCAAGATACTACTGGATTTTTAGGAAAACTCAAGGATGAAGGTGATGTTACAAATACCGTGGAAGATGACAATCAGCAGGGGGAAGACGTGAATAAAATTACCGAGGAGAAGAATGCAAAGAATTTTACCAATGTTGAAGGAATGGAGCAATCATCTGAAAATGGTGTGGAATCAAAGAACCTCCCTAGAGAGATGAAAGGAGCAGaaggcaaaagaagaaatgaagaccCAGAAAATGAGatacaagaaaaaggaaatgaagagCTCCCATATGCTGTCCCTTTGGAGGTGAAACAAATTGTTGAAATGGGAGATTTTATACAAGGGAGCAGAGATGGGAAGAAGATAACCAATGCTGTGCTAGAAGAGGCATCACTGGGGGAGCCTGATGGTTCAAAAGATGGAGAGAGACCAATAGAAGTTGCTGAAATCTTAGAGGAGCAGAGATATGTTTACGAGAACCAAACTGTTAGTATGGTGCACGAAGATATTCAGTTGGTAAGGGAGACGGAACATGCAGCTCATTCAAACACAGATGCAAGAGAAATTGCCGATGAAAGTGGTTTTGAGTTTGATGTCAGATTTGATCCTGGTTGTAAGTATTCCCATGCAGTTGATGATAACCCTGAAG TTCACACtcaagaaggaaatgaagatcTTGTGGTGTTTTCTGTTTCAGTAGAGATGCCTAATATAAAAAATGCAGGAAATCATTCTGAGGACACTGCTATGCCAGACAGTAAG GTGCTACTCGGGGAAGAAAAAGTATGGGAACACATTGATGCTCTGCGAACAATCGTCGGGTATAAAGCTGCGCCGCAAGCAACCTGCTTGGATGAACTAAAAGCTCTCTACATCTTTACTGGAGTAGAGCCACCTGCCTCCTTTAGAAACCCTTCTGGTCTTGCAGAAGTCAATGACAAGCTTCAGTTTCTCATGTCCATAGTTGGAGTGAAATAG